In Actinoplanes sp. NBC_00393, a single genomic region encodes these proteins:
- the yidD gene encoding membrane protein insertion efficiency factor YidD: MSVAARLLTSAVVAYRRYLSPALPARCRFYPSCSAYAQEALARHGALRGTGLAIWRLLRCHPFHPGGYDPVPDPIRHRPADVTGA, encoded by the coding sequence ATGAGCGTCGCCGCCCGGCTCCTGACGTCGGCGGTCGTCGCGTACCGTCGATACTTGAGTCCGGCGCTGCCGGCCCGCTGTCGGTTCTACCCCTCGTGCAGTGCGTACGCCCAAGAGGCGCTGGCACGGCACGGTGCGCTACGGGGGACCGGTCTGGCGATCTGGCGGCTCCTTCGTTGCCACCCTTTCCACCCTGGCGGGTACGACCCGGTGCCTGACCCGATCCGTCACCGTCCTGCCGATGTGACTGGAGCTTAG